The DNA region CGCGCCGTGTTCTCCACAGTTCCGGGCAGAACAAAATGCGCCAGTATGAAGAAGAAGCCGAACAGGATCGGCTGGTGCACCAGATAGACGATGAGGCTGTGGCGCCCGCCAAAGCCCAGCGCCCGGCCGGGCCAGCGGCGCGGCGACCATTGTGCGAGCCACCGGTCCAACCTCTTCGCCAGCGCGAAGCGCGCGATCACCGTTCCAAAGAGGAAGCAGCCGAACCAGGGAAAGAGCGGCACATAATCGAACGAGGGCGGCGGCAGCGGGGCGAGACCAACCCACCAGAGCGCCGGCGTGGCGAAGATGTCGCTGCGGAAAAACTGAGGTAGCAACAGGAAGAAGGCCGCGGCGACGAGGACGCCCAGATTCGGCAAGCGAAGGAACGGCAGCGCCAGCACGCTGGCGAGCGCGATCTGGTGCAGAATGCCGAAGAACACCCAGCCTTCCGGCAGCAGGATATAGGTCGCGACCGAAACGGCGATGGCCGCCGCGACGACCATGGCCAGCCGGCGGAAATAGGGCATCGGCCGAAATCCGCCCCGTGTCGCCAGAACCAGGCTGATGCCCGATACGGTCACGAATGTACCGGCGATCAGCCGGGCGAAGATCGTCCAGCCGATCGATTCACCCGGATCGAAGGCGAGAAGCTTGAAGTAAGAGACGTCCCAGGCGCCGTGAAAAACCGCCATCGCGATGAGCGCGACACCGCGGATGACATCAATGAGGGCGATACGCCGCGGGAATTCTGCCTCGTTCATGCGCATGCCCTTAAGATTGGCAGTTCCCATTCGCTCGCCGTCCTCATAGTCTCGCTCGCGAACAGGAAGAACAGGACGCGTTTATGTCGATCATACCGATCATCGATCTTTCCGACAGGAGCGGCGACGCCGCAATCGGCGAGGCGATCGGCCGGACATGCCGGGAGACCGGCTTCTTCCTCGTGACGGGACATGGCGCGGACCCGGCCATTGTCGACAATGGCTGGCGCGCCGCACGAGCCTATTTCGACCGTCCGGTGGACGAGAAGATGACGGCGTCGATGCCCTATCCCGGCTATCCCTATGGCTATAGTCCGGTCAAGGGCGAAACCCTCGCCGCCTCGCTGGGCGATGTGAAGCCGGCCGATCTCAAGGAGACCTTTTCCTTCGGCCCCTCGGCGTTCCAGCGCCTCGACCACAAGCCGGCGGACGATGCCGAAGCCTTCGTGTTCTCGGCCAATCCTTGGCCGATCGGCGGCGATGAATTTCGCCAGGCGGTGACGGCCTATTACCGCGAAATGTCGGCACTCGCGGGCCGAATCATGCGCTTCTTCGCCATCGCCCTCGAATTACCGGAGGATTACTTCGCTCGGTTCATCGATCGCGAGGCGAGCGCGCTTCGCCTCTTGAACTATCCCGATGTTACGGAAACGCCGCTGCCGGGCCAGCTCCGCGCCGGCGAGCATTCCGACTATGGCTCGCTGACGATCCTCATGCAGGAGGACGCGCCGGGCGGACTCGAAGTGAAGGGGCTCGACGGCGCGTGGCACCGCGTCCCTGCGATCGCGGGCAGCTTTGTTATCAATATTGGCGATCTGATGCAGCGTTGGACCAATGATCTGTGGAAATCGACGCTGCATCGCGTCACCATCCCTCCCCACGATCTGGCCAAAAGCGCTCGGCGCCAGTCGATCGCTTTTTTCCACCAGCCGAACTGGGACGCCGAGATATCCTGCATCGAAACCTGTCTTTCGTCCGGCGAGCGGGCGAAATATCCCTCCGTCGGATCTGGCGAATATCTCGCCTCGAAGTTCCGCTCCACGGTGGTGAAGTGATGAGCCGTG from Kaistia algarum includes:
- a CDS encoding heparan-alpha-glucosaminide N-acetyltransferase; translation: MGTANLKGMRMNEAEFPRRIALIDVIRGVALIAMAVFHGAWDVSYFKLLAFDPGESIGWTIFARLIAGTFVTVSGISLVLATRGGFRPMPYFRRLAMVVAAAIAVSVATYILLPEGWVFFGILHQIALASVLALPFLRLPNLGVLVAAAFFLLLPQFFRSDIFATPALWWVGLAPLPPPSFDYVPLFPWFGCFLFGTVIARFALAKRLDRWLAQWSPRRWPGRALGFGGRHSLIVYLVHQPILFGFFFILAHFVLPGTVENTARTECRASCMAHGFESEGCVAYCGCVYDSADTAGLKGKLIFGSLSSAEGVIVQDIVRTCSVKALAPPVSVPAP
- a CDS encoding isopenicillin N synthase family dioxygenase; this encodes MSIIPIIDLSDRSGDAAIGEAIGRTCRETGFFLVTGHGADPAIVDNGWRAARAYFDRPVDEKMTASMPYPGYPYGYSPVKGETLAASLGDVKPADLKETFSFGPSAFQRLDHKPADDAEAFVFSANPWPIGGDEFRQAVTAYYREMSALAGRIMRFFAIALELPEDYFARFIDREASALRLLNYPDVTETPLPGQLRAGEHSDYGSLTILMQEDAPGGLEVKGLDGAWHRVPAIAGSFVINIGDLMQRWTNDLWKSTLHRVTIPPHDLAKSARRQSIAFFHQPNWDAEISCIETCLSSGERAKYPSVGSGEYLASKFRSTVVK